Genomic window (Nymphaea colorata isolate Beijing-Zhang1983 chromosome 1, ASM883128v2, whole genome shotgun sequence):
TCTGCAAGCTCGGAAAGCTTAGGGAAGCAAACCAAGTGATAACTGATATGGTGTTGTCCTGGGGTTTACAGCCAGATTCTTACAGCTATAATGCACTTCTAGATGGGTACTGTAGAAAAGGATTGATGGATGTGGCCTTCGAGCTTTGTAATGAAATGCAACAGAAGGGGATTAAGCCAACGGTTTTGACTTATAACACACTTATAAAGGGTTTTTGTCGCAATAACAGAATTGATGATGCTGTCAACCTTTGGTATGTGATGAAGAATAGAGGCATCAAACCAAATGAAGTTACATGTAGCACGCTTCTTGATGCCTTTTTCAAGGTAGGAAACCATGAACGGGCATTAACTTTATGGAATAGGATCTTAAATATGGGGCTTGCAAATGAAATCACCTTCAATACGATGATCAATGGTTTATTCAGTATGGGGAAAGTTGTAGAAGCAAATGAGCTCTATGGTAGAATGGAAAACCTGGGATGCTTCGCTGATAGCATTACCTACAGGATACTGATAGATGGATATTCAAAAGCCGGAAACATTGTTCAGGCTTTTTTGGTTAAGAAGAAGATGGAAAACAATGGGATTTCACCTAGTATTGAGATGTATAATTCTCTTATTTCTGGTTTATTTAAGTCTGATAAAAGCAATGAAGTACAGGATATTTTGGTTGAGATGGAAAAAAAGGGATTATCTCCAAATATTGTGACATATGGTGCCCTCGTTCATGGCTGGTGTAGAGAAGGAAAACTGGAGAAAGCATTTAGCATCTACTTGGAAATGACTAAGAAAGGCTTAACTCCAAACCTCATCATCTTATGTTCACTTCTCAGTACTCTTTATAGGTTTGGTAGGATAAATGAAGCGAACATGTTTTTACAGAAAATGGTGGGCGTtgatctttcagttggcagTACAAATTGCAGCAAGCTTATCGATCATGGTGGCAGCGAACATGTCATAGAGAAAATCAATGCATTTCTTAATGAAACCGCTGGAACATGTATGCTACCAAAAGTCATTTTATACAACATAGTACTTTGTGGGCTTTGTAAGTCCGGAAGGTCAGGGGATGCAAGAAATTTGTTTGTGGAGTTATTGAGAAGAGGCTTTATTCCTGATAATTTCACATACTGCACTCTCATCCATGGTTGTGCAACAACTGGCGATGTGAATGAAGCTTTTAAGTTACGAGATGAGATGCTAAATAGGGGCATTACCCCAAATATTGTTACATATAACACCCTTATTGGTGGATTGTGTAAATCAGGGAACATTGACAGGGCAGTTAGGCTTTTCACTAAGCTGCGCCAAAAATCTTTGTCTCCTGATGTAATTAGTTTCAATACCTTGATTGATGGATATTGCAAAAGCGGTCAACTTAGTGAGGccattaagttgaaaaatgaaatgattgagaaaggCATTCGTCCAACAGTTGTGACCTACTCTGTGCTGATCAATGGCTTCTCTAAGATAGGG
Coding sequences:
- the LOC116260120 gene encoding putative pentatricopeptide repeat-containing protein At1g19290, whose protein sequence is MLRYSLLSIPSLRFHATARSIHGTPILLWRLKDETKLGESQVIERIVRIIIHNRAGAISGLSFEFSVKILDGVVEKLKFKPELSLEFFRLAKKDSKFRPPPRSYCKIIHILSRGRMFDDARAFLHELVGMFRSEVSDAFIFNELLDVYREFSFSSIVFDMLLKVYAQRGLTKKALYVFDNMGRFGFCPSLRSCNSVIGSLVQKSENYVAFQFYEQMVRIGIVPDVFTVTMIVDAYCKEGMVERGLEFMMQMERKGFELNKVTYHALINGYCNLGETNSGFRVLRLMDDKGILPDAVTYSLLIKGYCKEGKLEEAENLLCEIKEKYDMVRDEVAFGTVISGYCRNGKMEDAIRVQEMMVHEGLKTNVFTCNLLINGFCKLGKLREANQVITDMVLSWGLQPDSYSYNALLDGYCRKGLMDVAFELCNEMQQKGIKPTVLTYNTLIKGFCRNNRIDDAVNLWYVMKNRGIKPNEVTCSTLLDAFFKVGNHERALTLWNRILNMGLANEITFNTMINGLFSMGKVVEANELYGRMENLGCFADSITYRILIDGYSKAGNIVQAFLVKKKMENNGISPSIEMYNSLISGLFKSDKSNEVQDILVEMEKKGLSPNIVTYGALVHGWCREGKLEKAFSIYLEMTKKGLTPNLIILCSLLSTLYRFGRINEANMFLQKMVGVDLSVGSTNCSKLIDHGGSEHVIEKINAFLNETAGTCMLPKVILYNIVLCGLCKSGRSGDARNLFVELLRRGFIPDNFTYCTLIHGCATTGDVNEAFKLRDEMLNRGITPNIVTYNTLIGGLCKSGNIDRAVRLFTKLRQKSLSPDVISFNTLIDGYCKSGQLSEAIKLKNEMIEKGIRPTVVTYSVLINGFSKIGDMETCRNLLDEMIQRGVNPHYVTLRTLFHGCIRSGNVDQISNLYGDIHKRGLLSGVRDDKQNCLTDSMEAKMPICQTILEAVC